A genomic segment from Thermothielavioides terrestris NRRL 8126 chromosome 4, complete sequence encodes:
- a CDS encoding mitochondrial 37S ribosomal protein YmS16, whose translation MLYETIGIVRVGKLSEVKEIVLTAGQIILRQGGVIRDVANWGVFHLPRTISHNQKRHSRGHYFVLRYDASIATHKAVRDALDVDPRVLRAGGVKLGDGKLETLSKFGPVKWRSME comes from the exons ATGCTGTACGAGACGATTGGCATT GTCCGCGTGGGCAAGCTGTCCGAGGTGAAAGA GATCGTCCTCACGGCGGGCCAGATCATCCTGCGCCAGGGCGGCGTGATCCGCGACGTGGCCAACTGGGGCGTCTTCCACCTGCCGCGCACCATCTCGCACAACCAGAAGCGGCACTCGCGGGGCCACTACTTCGTGCTGCGCTACGACGCCAGCATTGCCACGCACAAGGCGGTGCGCGACGCCCTCGATGTCGACCCCcgcgtgctgcgcgccggcggcgtcaagctcggcgacggcaagcTCGAGACCCTCAGCAAGTTCGGCCCTGTCAAGTGGCGGTCGATGGAGTGA